Below is a genomic region from Rosa chinensis cultivar Old Blush chromosome 5, RchiOBHm-V2, whole genome shotgun sequence.
CATGTACATAGAATAGGTTGGACATTGTTGTTATTTTGGAAAACAGTTAAGTAAATACATCAAATGTATACAAACTGATCCGAAAGTGCTAAACCCAAAATATTTTGAAACACGTAGATATAAAATTTATCAAATGTATCAGTTTTTATAATATTTGAAACAACTATACTCTTTCTTTCAGTACAATTAGAAACAGAAACATAAGTTTATCACAAATTCAGGagtacaaataaaaaaaaataaaaaactcacagctcagaaaagaaaaaccaaatcgGCTTAGAAACAACTAACCTTCTACTCAGATGATGACGTGAAAATTCCCTTTTGTGAACATCAGCTATCTGTGCAAAGCAAAGCAAACAATCACACCCAATCTCTCTATTTCTTTGTGCATCATTCTTCATAAGCTATCAATTTGAAACGGATAGCACAACCAAGCTTTAATAATTTCACAATGCATTCTGTTCTACAAACTTTTTAACTGATTCTACATGTAGCGGTCTAATTCTTTTGATTTTAAGAGCAATATTTGGCTTCAATACGTGTTCTTGTTAAAAAAGACCAAGTCCAAAGATtcaaacacatttcttaagttgCTAcaatattgtatgatactaCTTGCATTAAGCGGAGGTTTTTTTGACTACATCATCTTACTGACCTAGTGGTACTCAATTTTGTATCTGCGAAGTAGTAGTACTCCAGTTTCTATATAAACAGTCCTTTAAAATGAACACTTACTGTCTCTAACCCATCTTTTGTCTAATATACAATATTCATAAGAGCAATGGCAATGGCAATGAAAGGAGACTTTACCAAACATATACCCAAATCAAACACACACCTCTTCCAAAACCCAGCAACCTCTTCGACCAAATTCTTCAACCTCTCCACTTCTTTCTCCTACCCCAACAATCtaccatcaaaatcaaaaaccttACATCAAATCGAAAGGAATAGACCCTACAACTTCAAATCAAATTCAATGAACCAAGAAAACCCCCAATTCAATCAACCAAGAAGACCCCCAACAAAAGTATCATCCCCCTCAAAAAGAtctaacaaaagaagaaaaaaatccaACAACAAACACCACAGAACGATTCAAACCACAAATCCAatgtcttttctttcttctctcttctttccagAGCTCATAGATCTTCTGCTTTCGTCTCTTCTATTCCTCTTTTATCTCTGCTCTCTTCTTTCGCTTTTGTTGATCTTGATGGTCTTTTCTTTCTGCTCTCTTCTTTCCACGGCTCACAGATTTTCTGCTTTCGTCTCTTCTATTCCTCTTTTCTATCTACTCTCTTCTTTCGCTTTTGTTGATCTTGATGGAAGCCACCCCGATCATTATCCCTATCCAACACAGAGAAGAGCGAGAACAAAAATGACTTTTCGACCAGCTTGATATTCTCCTCAACAGTGAGGACACAAACGGCTTTTCCAACACTTCTTATGAACAGTGAAACAGTGTTATTCCCCCTTTATATATAGTATAATGTGAGTCAAAAGCGAAGCAATTTCAGGAGCAACTAGCTTGATTTTTCCTCCAAGAAGTAAACGTACGTACTTTAGCTTTAGTTTCTTTCTGTGTTTTCAATTGCCCTGTTTTTCAATGTTCCtgatttttggatttggtttatATTCAATCAACAAAAAATTATCTGCTTGTTTTACTTCTTGTTTTGATTGTTCGCTCTGCATCTCAAAAATCATAATCGGCATCCGATTGTGAGGTATACATGAATGTTCTTACAGCCTTCTTTTGCATATGAAGTACATATTCAAGCTCTGTATTATTGAACAGATGGATTGCATTCATTGGCCCTCCAAGTTAATCAATTTGAAGAGAAACTGGCCTGATTTATAACGTTCACAATTTCCCAAAAGAAATAAGGTATGtccttcaatttctttattAGTTCAATTTCCCTTTATTCCTTGTTTGTTTTGTGTTCAACAAAAACAAGCATGTAAATGAAAAACAGAGTTGTATACTCTTTGTTCTTGAAGATTTATATATTTACTACACAAATTGAAACTTGTATTCGTATTCCGTTTTCAGTCAACTTTAATCGAAGGAATTACTGATTAGAACAGCAACCAGCTTTATTCATAATCCAAAGCAGCTCAGGTATgtactttaatttcctttattAGCTGCTAGAGATAGATTAGCAACTAAACCTAGCTCTGTTCATGTcatcccttttctttttaacaAAGCTCATCGACCTGAAAGAAcaatttcttttgcttttgcttaTAAAAAATATGtgctcttaatttttttttatctctatttTTGGCTAATAAGCTTCGATCTCATTTAGCTGATGAATTGTATTCGAATACTACCCAGTGAGTCTGAAGAATTTGAACTACAATTAGCTTGATTCATAGCCAAGAGGAATACGGTACGTCCTTCAGTATTCACAAATCATTTAGATTGCCTTGTAATCcaaatattttattttgatttgtttatgtttgGGTGGGAGGAACAGGTAGTTGACTGAAAGTATAATGGACTTTATTACTTCTATTGTCTCTGGAGTTGTCGTAAAGATTGCTGAGACTACAGTCGTACCACTTTATCGCCAAGTGGGTTATGTTATTCACTACAAAAGCAACCTTCAAAATCTGAGGGATCAAGTGGAGAACCTAGGTTGTGCTAAAGACAGGATGCAACACACTCTTGATGATGAGGTCAAAAGAAAAGGTAAAAGAGTTGAACATGATGTTGAGAACTGGCTCACAAAAGTGGATGAGATCACTCAGGAGGTTGACGTTTTCTTGCAAGATGAATGCCATGCGAAGACCAAGTGTTTCCATGGATTTTGTCCTAATCCAATTCTTCGATACCAGTTCAGTagaaaatcaacaaaattggTGCAGAAGGTTGAATTCCATGAAAAGAGAGAATTTACCACTCTTTCATACAATATCCCCCCACAAGATGTATGCAGTATTCAATCCCGAGATTACCTAGCCTTTGAATCAAGGCTTTCGATTGTGAAAGATATCATGGAGAAACTGAGAAATCCAGATACCAACATGATTGGTGTATGGAATTGGTGGTGTGGGTAAGACCACACTGGTCAAAGAAGTCTATAGACAAGCTACAGAAGATAAGTTATTTGATGATGTTATTATAGTACTAGATGTCAAATTGATTCCAGACTTGGAAGGCATTCAGAAGCAAATTCTTGAAAAATTAGATATGGAGGTTGTTGATGGTCAAACTATAGCTAAAAGAGCATCTCTACTATGGGATAGGATAAAACACAAGAGGGTTCTTATCATTTTAGACGACATTCCAGAAAGAATTGATTTGGAGACTATGGGAGTTTGGAGTGTGCCAACTTGTAATATAATGGTCACAGCAAGAAATCGAAGAGTTTTATACTCCGAGATGCGTACACAAGAGGATTTTCTGCTTGACGTTTTGGGAGAAATAGAAACCTGGAGTTTGTTTGAGAAGGTGGCCGGTGATATTGTTAAAGAAAACCCTATAAGAACAATAGCCATAGAAGTTGCCAAGAAGTGTGGAGGTCTGCCAATTTTAGTGGTCGCTGTTGCAAGTGCCTTGAGAATTAGTACTTTACATGAGTGGAAGGATGCCTTGAGACGGTTAAAAAAGTTTGACATGAAAGAATTGGCAGAAAAAGCAATGTTAACTCTAGAGTGGAGTTACAATCAATTAGATGCTGAAGAGCTTAAGCCACTATTCCTCCTTTGTGGAATTATTGCTTGGCGTAGTAATAAGATAAATCTCAATGACTGCTTCAAATATAGTATGGGATTGGGTTTGTTGAAACAAGTGGATACAATGGAAGAAGCACAAGCTGCATTTCATTCATTGATTAAAAGGCTTCAAAACTATTGTTTGTTGCTAGAGCAGCAAGACGGTATTTACAGTACAGTTGTCAGAATGCATGAGCTTGTCCGTAATGTTGCCATCATGATTGCACGCAGAGATCAACATGTCCTCATAAGAGAATCTGAAGAGCTGTTTGAAGAATGGCCAAATAAGGCTTTCTTTAAAAAGTGCACTATGATTGTACTCCGTCTATCCAATATTGTTCCGACACTTCCTGAAGTCCCTTGGCAATGTCAAGAACTAAAACTGTTTCTCTTGGATAGTGGGGATCAGTCGCTACAAATAGGTTCCAACTTTtttgaagaaatgaaagaactCAAAGTGCTAGATTTGTCCGGGTTTCCTGTTCCATCACTTCCTGCATCTCTTCAATTCCTAACAAATCTTCAAACGTTGTGTTTAGACCGGTGCGTGTTGGGAGACATAGCTCTAGTTGGACAACTAAGAAGTTTGAAAATTCTTAGCTTGTTGAAATCCAAACTTACACAGTTGCCCGAAGAGATAGGGCAACTTACCAATCTACAATTGTTGGATTTGACCGGTTGCTCAGAACTTGTACTGATTCCACCTGATGTTATAGCGAGCTTGAAAAGTCTTGAAGATTTGAGAATGGGAAGAAACAACTTTAGGCAATGGGAGGCTGAAGGAATCGTGGGTACCAAAAGAACAACAAATGCTAGCCTTTCAGAGCTGAAGCAGTTGTCTAAGCTCACTGCATTAGACATCCATATTCCAGATGCTACCATTCTTCCATCAGGCTTGTTCTTGCAGTTAGAAAGATATCATGTACTCATCGGTAAAGAGTGGAAATGGCTTTCTTTTGATAATAGTTTCAATACGCTAAAGCTCAAGCTAGCAACAAGCAATCAATTGGACAGAGGTCTAGAAATGTTGGTGAAGAGATCTGAGCATTTGTACTTGGATGTGATGGAAGGTGTCAATGATATATTTCATCTATTAAATAGTGATGGTTATCagcaactgaaacatctccaaGTCCAAAACAATGCTGAGATTAGATATGTCATCAATCATAACGTCTTTCAGAAATTACAATCTTTGACATTGATGAATCTACCAAAGCTTGTTAGTTTCTCCTCCAACAGCAGAACAGCTGTTGCAACTACAAAGACAGATGAGCAATTGAAGACTTATGGACAGTGTAAAGAAATCATTTTGGAGAATGAGATCGGGAGTCCTGTGCAACTTTTCAAGCATCGAGAGGTATTGCTCAATTTTGACTTCCTTTATTTTGTAGCATTAAGATTGCTTGTTTCTGACCATTTGTTTAATTATGAGCAGAATGGCTATTGTAGGCATTCATTTAAAGATCCAAGTAATTTTCTTTGCTTTATTTTCACTCTTCAGACTTATTCAGTTTTTGCCGAGTCAAGAAAAAGATGCAATACTCCGAAGCATctaagattattattattatttatttattattattattttttttttttgaagctatGTTTTGGTCCCCATTTTTTCTTAATATACAAGAACATACAAGTTTATTTACGGAAAAAGAAAAGTGAATATGTCAGTTAGTGACCTTAATATTAATAGTACGTACCAAGCTCTTGTAACGTGTAAGTAGCAGTTGAACTTTTTGGTCTATTGCTCTATAGCTTTTGTTTAGTGGACTTGCATTTTatcaaattaaagaaaaaatgacatgtgaaaatttgataagtaaTGTTAAAAATGACCTATAGTTTTTGTAATACTCAACCAAGCTGT
It encodes:
- the LOC121049241 gene encoding disease resistance protein At4g27190-like translates to MDFITSIVSGVVVKIAETTVVPLYRQVGYVIHYKSNLQNLRDQVENLGCAKDRMQHTLDDEVKRKGKRVEHDVENWLTKVDEITQEVDVFLQDECHAKTKCFHGFCPNPILRYQFSRKSTKLVQKVEFHEKREFTTLSYNIPPQDVCSIQSRDYLAFESRLSIVKDIMEKLRNPDTNMIDLEGIQKQILEKLDMEVVDGQTIAKRASLLWDRIKHKRVLIILDDIPERIDLETMGVWSVPTCNIMVTARNRRVLYSEMRTQEDFLLDVLGEIETWSLFEKVAGDIVKENPIRTIAIEVAKKCGGLPILVVAVASALRISTLHEWKDALRRLKKFDMKELAEKAMLTLEWSYNQLDAEELKPLFLLCGIIAWRSNKINLNDCFKYSMGLGLLKQVDTMEEAQAAFHSLIKRLQNYCLLLEQQDGIYSTVVRMHELVRNVAIMIARRDQHVLIRESEELFEEWPNKAFFKKCTMIWGSVATNRFQLF
- the LOC121049585 gene encoding uncharacterized protein LOC121049585, giving the protein MKELKVLDLSGFPVPSLPASLQFLTNLQTLCLDRCVLGDIALVGQLRSLKILSLLKSKLTQLPEEIGQLTNLQLLDLTGCSELVLIPPDVIASLKSLEDLRMGRNNFRQWEAEGIVGTKRTTNASLSELKQLSKLTALDIHIPDATILPSGLFLQLERYHVLIGKEWKWLSFDNSFNTLKLKLATSNQLDRGLEMLVKRSEHLYLDVMEGVNDIFHLLNSDGYQQLKHLQVQNNAEIRYVINHNVFQKLQSLTLMNLPKLVSFSSNSRTAVATTKTDEQLKTYGQCKEIILENEIGSPVQLFKHREIVMPNLTTLIVH